The Enterobacter mori genomic interval CTCAGACCTGAGTTTTTCGATGGCCAGACCCTGCTGGTCTGGTGTGGCGAAGTACCCTCCGCCACGCAGCAACAGCTACTGACGGAATGGCGAGAGAATGGCTACCCGGTTTATTCCCTTGGCCCGGATGAACCATAACGGCATTTAATGGTTCATTAACAGCTGCGCTTCACCGTATAATTGTTCCGTTAACAACAGGAGCACATGATGAAGGCAACTAAACTGGCGGTAATTACCCTTTTTGTCCTGATGGCCGTAAGCGGTATCGGCGGCGTGATGCTGGCGGGTTACTCGTTTATCGTCCGTGGCGGTGTCGGCTGAGAAACAGCGCCAGGCGTTCGAAAAGGCGATCGACTACAATCGCCGCCAGCGCAACCAGTAGCGCGCCCTGAATAATGTAGGCCGTATTAAATCCGCTTAAGCCGATAATAATCGGCGTTCCCAGCGTGTTTGCCCCCACCGTCGAGGCGATTGTCGCCGTACCGATGTTGATAATCACCGACGTGCGGATCCCGGCGATAATGACCGGTGCCGCGAGCGGCAGTTCAACTTTGCGCAACCGCTGCCAGGCACTCATGCCCATCCCTTCTGCTACGCTCAGCACCGACGCAGGCACCGCCGCAATACCGGCCAGGGTTCCCTGAAGTATCGGCAACACTCCGTATAAAATCAGCGCAATAATCGCCGGTTGCTGACCAAAGCCAATTACCGGTACCGCAATCGCCAGCACCGCCACCGGCGGAAACGTCTGACCGATCGCCGCAATCGTCTCCACCAGCGGGCGAAACTCGCGTCCCGATGGCCTTGTTACCGCGATCCCCGCCCCCACGCCGAGCACGATGGCAATGATGCTTGAGATCGCCACCAGCCAGGCGTGCGCCAGCGCAAGGTTGATAAAACTCTCCTGCTGGTAGACCGGTCGTGGCAGGCCAGGAAAGAGCGAACTGAACAGTGCCGCGCTGTGCGGCATCAGAAAGAGCAGGCCGACGAAGAGCAGCGCCAGCCAGAACAGCGGATCACGCATGACCTTCACGGGTCACCTCCCCGGCCAGCAGATCGCGAAAGTGCAATGCCCCACAGGTTGTTCCCTGGCTGTTGGTCACCGGCAGGATCTCACATTGTCTGGCGACGAAAGCAGACAGCGCATCCCGCAGGCTCATCTGCTCCTGCAACGGTTCACCGCTTAGCGGTGCATCCTGCCGGCGCATGTAATCGCCAACGGTGCGCAAAGAGAGCAGCCTGACGCCCAGCTCGCTGCGACCAAAAAATTCGCGCACAAAGTCGTTCTTCGGTTGGCTCAACAGCGCAAGCGGCGTGCCCTGCTGTACCACCTCGCCGTGGTCCATCAGCACCAGATGGTCAGCCAGGCGCAGCGCCTCATCAATGTCGTGTGTCACAAGGATAATGGTGCGCCCCAGAATGCGGTGGATGCGGGTCATCTCCGCCTGCAGCGCGGCGCGTGTGACCGGATCCAGCGCGCCAAAAGGTTCATCCATCAGCAACACCTGGGGATTGGCCGCCAGCGCGCGCGCGACCCCAACCCGCTGCTGCTGCCCGCCGGAAAGCTGGTGCGGGTAGCGGTCACGCAGTGTCGGCTCTAATCCCAGCAGGGCCATCAGCTCATCCACCCGCGCATGGGTTTTCGCCCGCGTCCATTTTTCCAACTGCAGCACGGTGGCGATGTTCTGCGCCACCGTCCAGTGGGGAAACAGCCCGATGGACTGAATGGCGTAGCCCATACGACGGCGCAGCTCTAGCACCGGCAGACTGCGGATCTCTTCCCCGGCAAAGCGAATCTGCCCGCTGTCGTGCTCCACCAGCCGGTTGATCATCTTCAGGGTGGTGGATTTTCCCGACCCCGATGTGCCTATCAATACCGAAAACGCCCCTTCTGCAAAATGCAGGTTCAGGTGGCTTGCCGCCGGGCGACCGGCAAAGGTTTTACTGACATCATGAAATTCAATCATTGGCTCTTCTCCCGAGCAGCGCGAGCCACAGGGCAAATAACGCATCCAATACAACCGACAGCGCGATGGTGGGCACCACGCCCAACAGGACCAGGTCCAGCGCGCTGCTGAGCAGCCCCTGGAAGACCAGCGCACCAAAACCGCCCGCGCCGATGAGCGCTGCAATCACCGCCATCCCCACGGTTTGCACCGTCACCACCCGCAGGCTGCGAATTAACAGCGGAAGCGCAAGAGGTAACTGTATTTTCCAGAAACACTGCCGCGCGCTCATTCCCATCGCATGGGCGCTTTCCAGCACGTCCGGCGCAACCTGGCTTAAGCCCGCCACCACACCGCGCACCAGCGGCAGTAGCGCATACAGCACCAGCGCGATCAGCGCGGGCGTGAGCCCGGTACCGGCAATGCCGATTTCCCCCAACGCGGGAAATGACCTCGCCAGACCGGCCAGCGGAGCAATGAGCAATCCAAACAGGGCCACGGAAGGAACCGTCTGAATGACGTTGAGAACGGTGAACACGCTCCCCTGGCGCGCCGGATGGCGATAGCACCAGATACCCAGCGGGACGCCCAGAAGCAGCGCCGGGAAAAGCGTGCCGAAGAGGATCGTCAGATGTTGCGAGAGCGCATCATCAAACACCTCCTGACGATTGGCGTACTCTTTTAACAACGAGAGATTATTCAGCTCACCGCTAAACAGGAGGATCAGAGGGATGAGCCAGATTTGCGCGTTTAGCAGCCAACGCCAGACGGGCGCTGGCGTCAGGCGGCGAATGGCATCGCTACAGGCCAGCAGGCAGAGCGCCAGCCACAACCACAAACCGCTGCCGATGGACGTACGCGCCAGCGGGCTTTCCGCAGACATCATGAGCGTCGCCGACTGCCCTGCGCTCCAGAACAGCCCTAAAAAAAGGGCTTCACAGAGGAGCAACGTCAGCCATTGCGCGGCACGTCCTGACCAGAGCGATAAGACGACGGCCGCGCCCAGCGCCACCGCCAGCAGCGCGGGCGAAAACGACCAGATCTGCCAGAGTGCGCGCCCTTCACCCGACATCAGGCGGTTAGGCGCGACATTCACAAAAGGTAACGCGACCGCCGCGATGGCCACACAGGCCAACAGCAGCAGCACGCGATTATGACATTGTATTGGCACAGCTTTATCCTGTTACTTCACAAGCCCTTGTTGTTTCAGGAAGTCGGCCGCCACTTTTTTGGCATCCAGTCCCTCAACGGCAATGCTGGCGTTCAGCTGCTGCAGCGTTTTTTCATCCAGTTTTTCAAAGACCGGCTTGAGCCATTCTGCAATATCCGGGTAGGCTTTCAGCACCGCTTCGCGCACTACCGGGGTCGGGGCGTAAATCGGCTGGACGCCTTTCGGGTCGGTCAGGGTTTGCAGTCCAAGGGCCGCAACCGGGCCGTCGGTGCCGTAGGCCATCGCGGCATTTACGCCGGAGGTTTGCTGCGCCGCGGCTTTGATGGTCACTGCCGTATCACCGCCTGCCAGAGAGAGCAGTTGAGCCTGATCAAGCTTGAAGCCGTAGGCTTTTTCGAAAGCAGGCAGCGCATCAGGACGTTCGATAAATTCAGCCGACGCAGCGAGTTTGAAATCGCCCTTCTCTTTCAGGTAGCGGCTGAGATCCGCGAGCGAGGTCAGCTTGCCCTTCTCCGCCACGTCCTTACGCACCGCGATAGTCCAGGTATTGTTCGCAGGCGCAGGCGTCAACCAGACCAGTTTGTTCTGATCTGCGTCCAGTTTTTTGACTTTTTCATACCCGGCGTTGGCGTTTTTCCATGCCGGATCGTTTTCATCTTTGAAGAAGAATGCGCCGTTGCCGGTGTATTCCGGGTAGATATCCAGCTCGCCGGAGGTAATCGCACCGCGCACGACGGGCGTTGTACCGAGCTGAACTTTATTGACCGTTTTGACCCCGTGGCTCTCAAGCACCTGCAAAATAATATTGCCGAGCAGCGCCCCTTCGGTATCAATCTTTGATCCCACTTTGACAGGCTCAGCCGCCTGAAGCGGCAGGCTAAGCGCGGCCAGTAACACCGCAGAGCCCAACATCCCCTTTTTAATCGTCATTCCGCCGTCCTCATTTTTTTATCGCCTTTTTCAGAGGCTTGAGAGAAAAGCGTAGCTTAAAACGGCGTGTTTAACCGTCAAAATGCCTTTTTAGCATAAGGTAAGATGCATCCCCCGTGAGGTGGGGGATGCGAAGGAAGGGAAGTTTACTGCAGTTCGAACTCGCCTCTATTCACCCGGGCGGAATCCACGCCGATAAAGACGTTGAACTTGCCGGGTTCCACAACGTATTTCATCTGCTGGTTCCAGAACTTCAGCGCATCGACGTCGATCGGGAAGCTAACGGTTTTGGTTTCGCCCGGTTTCAGGTTGACCTTTTCAAAGCCGCGCAGCTGCTTCACCGGACGGCTCATGGACGCGGTAACATCCTGAACGTACATCTGCATCACCGTTGCGCCTTCACGCTTGCCAGTGTTGGTCACGTCCACGCTGGCGGTGACCTTGCCGTCACGCTTCATCACAGGCGCTGACATTTTTACGTCAGAGACCTTAAAGGTGGTGTAGCTCAGACCGTAACCAAACGGATACAGCGGGCCGTTGGCTTCGTCGAAGTAGCGAGAGGTGTACTTGTTCGGCTTGTCAGCGTTATACGGACGACCGGTGTTCAGGTGGCTGTAGTACACCGGGATCTGCCCGACGGAGCGCGGGAAGGACATTGGCAGCTTGCCCGACGGGTTGTAATCGCCAAACAGCACGTCGGCAATGGCGTTACCGCCTTCGGTACCGGCGAACCAGGTTTCCAGAATAGCATCAGCCTGCTGGTCTTCTTTCACCAGCGCCAGCGGACGGCCGTTCATCAGCACCAGCACCAGCGGTTTGCCGGTCGCTTTCAGGGCGGCTATCAGATCGCGCTGGCTTTGCGGAATAGTGATATCGGTACGGCTGGAGGCCTCGTGCGCCATCCCCTGCGCTTCACCCACGACCGCGACAACGATGTCAGACGTCTTCGCCGCCTTAACCGCTTCGTCAATCATCTCTTTCGGCGTGCGCGGATCCACCTTCACCGCTTCCTCGTACTGATTGAGGAAGGTAACGATGTCTTTGTCGTTAGTGACGTTCGCCCCTTTGGCGTACACCACTTTCGCGTTTTCACCGACGGCGCTCTTAATGCCGGTCAGCACGGTCACGGACTG includes:
- a CDS encoding protein YohO, producing the protein MKATKLAVITLFVLMAVSGIGGVMLAGYSFIVRGGVG
- a CDS encoding ABC transporter permease, giving the protein MKVMRDPLFWLALLFVGLLFLMPHSAALFSSLFPGLPRPVYQQESFINLALAHAWLVAISSIIAIVLGVGAGIAVTRPSGREFRPLVETIAAIGQTFPPVAVLAIAVPVIGFGQQPAIIALILYGVLPILQGTLAGIAAVPASVLSVAEGMGMSAWQRLRKVELPLAAPVIIAGIRTSVIINIGTATIASTVGANTLGTPIIIGLSGFNTAYIIQGALLVALAAIVVDRLFERLALFLSRHRHGR
- a CDS encoding ABC transporter ATP-binding protein; the encoded protein is MIEFHDVSKTFAGRPAASHLNLHFAEGAFSVLIGTSGSGKSTTLKMINRLVEHDSGQIRFAGEEIRSLPVLELRRRMGYAIQSIGLFPHWTVAQNIATVLQLEKWTRAKTHARVDELMALLGLEPTLRDRYPHQLSGGQQQRVGVARALAANPQVLLMDEPFGALDPVTRAALQAEMTRIHRILGRTIILVTHDIDEALRLADHLVLMDHGEVVQQGTPLALLSQPKNDFVREFFGRSELGVRLLSLRTVGDYMRRQDAPLSGEPLQEQMSLRDALSAFVARQCEILPVTNSQGTTCGALHFRDLLAGEVTREGHA
- a CDS encoding ABC transporter permease; its protein translation is MPIQCHNRVLLLLACVAIAAVALPFVNVAPNRLMSGEGRALWQIWSFSPALLAVALGAAVVLSLWSGRAAQWLTLLLCEALFLGLFWSAGQSATLMMSAESPLARTSIGSGLWLWLALCLLACSDAIRRLTPAPVWRWLLNAQIWLIPLILLFSGELNNLSLLKEYANRQEVFDDALSQHLTILFGTLFPALLLGVPLGIWCYRHPARQGSVFTVLNVIQTVPSVALFGLLIAPLAGLARSFPALGEIGIAGTGLTPALIALVLYALLPLVRGVVAGLSQVAPDVLESAHAMGMSARQCFWKIQLPLALPLLIRSLRVVTVQTVGMAVIAALIGAGGFGALVFQGLLSSALDLVLLGVVPTIALSVVLDALFALWLALLGRRAND
- the osmF gene encoding glycine betaine ABC transporter substrate-binding protein OsmF; translated protein: MTIKKGMLGSAVLLAALSLPLQAAEPVKVGSKIDTEGALLGNIILQVLESHGVKTVNKVQLGTTPVVRGAITSGELDIYPEYTGNGAFFFKDENDPAWKNANAGYEKVKKLDADQNKLVWLTPAPANNTWTIAVRKDVAEKGKLTSLADLSRYLKEKGDFKLAASAEFIERPDALPAFEKAYGFKLDQAQLLSLAGGDTAVTIKAAAQQTSGVNAAMAYGTDGPVAALGLQTLTDPKGVQPIYAPTPVVREAVLKAYPDIAEWLKPVFEKLDEKTLQQLNASIAVEGLDAKKVAADFLKQQGLVK